The following are from one region of the Actinopolyspora halophila DSM 43834 genome:
- a CDS encoding MarR family winged helix-turn-helix transcriptional regulator: MASHTEACGQLLGPLRNLLGFRQTALQRAQQSNDLTVSGTGLLAELVHGGESRASDLAHDRVVDASVVSRQLGHLEQEGLIERRPAPEDRRASLLRATDRGREVLAEREEEKARWLSHALRDWDDEELVELAELLRALSCDLIEASREALAGPDEAIEEGNR, from the coding sequence ATGGCATCGCACACCGAAGCCTGCGGGCAGTTGCTGGGGCCGCTTCGGAATCTCCTGGGGTTCAGACAAACGGCGCTGCAGCGGGCACAACAGAGCAATGACCTGACCGTTTCCGGAACCGGGTTGCTGGCCGAACTCGTGCACGGCGGGGAGTCGCGGGCTTCCGATCTCGCCCACGACCGCGTGGTGGACGCCTCCGTGGTGAGCAGGCAGTTGGGGCACCTCGAGCAGGAGGGGCTGATCGAGCGCAGACCCGCCCCGGAGGACCGCAGGGCCTCGTTGCTGCGGGCCACCGACCGGGGGCGGGAAGTGCTGGCCGAGCGCGAGGAGGAGAAGGCGCGCTGGCTCAGCCACGCACTGCGCGACTGGGACGACGAGGAACTCGTCGAGCTCGCCGAGCTGCTGCGAGCTCTCTCCTGCGACCTGATCGAAGCCTCGCGCGAGGCGTTGGCCGGTCCGGACGAAGCGATCGAGGAAGGGAACCGATGA
- a CDS encoding MarR family winged helix-turn-helix transcriptional regulator, producing MSEARPEDVSTGGAGAGSSDEERDSAAAEVEQELAMMFRRARKMSSSVATEVHPELDPASYSLLLMVADSGSLRAMDMAERIGLDKSTVSRQIAHLVRLDLLRRVPDPEDGRARLIQLSDSGRARLDEVRKHRSRRLRADFAQWSTDDLHQFARLLGKLNAMH from the coding sequence GTGAGCGAAGCCCGTCCGGAGGACGTTTCGACCGGGGGCGCGGGTGCGGGCTCCTCCGACGAGGAACGCGACAGCGCGGCGGCCGAGGTCGAGCAGGAACTGGCGATGATGTTCCGCCGCGCACGCAAGATGTCGTCGAGCGTCGCCACCGAGGTGCACCCCGAACTCGACCCGGCCTCCTACAGTCTGCTGTTGATGGTGGCCGATTCCGGCTCGCTGCGCGCCATGGACATGGCCGAGCGCATCGGCCTGGACAAGTCCACGGTGAGCAGGCAGATCGCGCACCTCGTGCGGCTGGACCTGCTGCGGCGCGTTCCCGATCCGGAGGACGGCAGGGCGCGGTTGATCCAGTTGTCGGACTCGGGCAGAGCGCGGCTGGACGAGGTCCGGAAGCACCGTTCCCGCAGGTTGCGGGCGGACTTCGCCCAGTGGTCCACCGATGATCTGCACCAGTTCGCGCGGTTGCTGGGCAAGCTCAACGCCATGCACTGA
- a CDS encoding RNA-guided endonuclease InsQ/TnpB family protein translates to MQLRYRYRLYPSDEQRQALAQAFGNARVVYNDAVRARQDAYAVGEKFPSGTQLQKRLITDAKRTEERGWLSECSNIVLQQAIRDADAAYRNFFDSMRGKRTGRRVGAPRFKSRKDNRQAIRLHTGGLSIRANGKLRLARIGDVTVSWSRDLPSAPSSVTVVKTADDRYFASFVVEAGEETLPAAVDADGNEVEIGLDLGLSAFAVDQHGRVIDNPRFLRRAERKLKRAQRELSRKQRGSNNRAKARKRLARQHAKVSDTRQDWLHKATTSIVQENQLIVLEELAVSGLARTRLAKSVHDASWGTFRRLLEEKAARYGRELVVIDRWLPTSQTCSACGRIDGAKPLSVRTWSCPCGASHDRDINAAVNILAAGRAERQNACGPDVRPHTGADGDEAGSSATPRGDTAPRAAQPRGESPPPTARSTSRAGCP, encoded by the coding sequence GTGCAGCTGCGGTACCGATATCGGCTGTACCCGAGCGACGAGCAGCGCCAGGCGTTGGCGCAGGCGTTCGGCAACGCCCGCGTGGTCTACAACGACGCGGTGCGTGCCCGGCAGGATGCTTATGCGGTCGGGGAGAAGTTCCCGAGCGGGACGCAGTTGCAGAAGCGGTTGATTACCGACGCGAAGCGCACCGAGGAACGTGGCTGGCTTTCCGAGTGTTCGAACATCGTGCTGCAGCAGGCCATCCGCGACGCTGATGCCGCCTACCGCAACTTCTTCGACTCGATGAGGGGCAAGCGGACTGGTCGCCGGGTGGGTGCGCCGCGGTTCAAGTCCCGGAAGGACAACCGGCAAGCCATCCGGCTGCACACCGGCGGGTTGTCGATTCGAGCGAACGGGAAGCTGCGTCTCGCCCGGATCGGCGACGTCACTGTGTCCTGGTCGCGGGATCTGCCGTCGGCTCCGTCGTCGGTGACCGTGGTCAAGACCGCCGACGACCGGTATTTCGCGTCGTTCGTGGTCGAGGCAGGAGAGGAAACCCTGCCGGCCGCTGTCGACGCCGACGGCAACGAGGTGGAGATCGGCCTTGATCTGGGGCTGTCGGCGTTCGCGGTGGACCAGCACGGCCGGGTCATCGACAACCCGAGGTTCCTGCGTCGTGCCGAGCGCAAGCTCAAGCGGGCGCAGCGGGAACTCAGCCGCAAGCAGCGGGGCTCGAACAACCGCGCCAAGGCGCGCAAGCGCCTGGCCCGTCAGCACGCGAAGGTGTCCGACACCCGGCAGGATTGGCTGCACAAGGCCACTACCAGCATCGTTCAGGAGAATCAACTGATCGTGCTGGAAGAGCTGGCCGTGTCCGGTCTCGCCCGCACCCGGCTGGCCAAGAGCGTGCATGACGCCAGCTGGGGCACCTTCCGGCGGCTGCTGGAAGAAAAAGCCGCGCGGTACGGCCGCGAGTTGGTCGTCATCGACCGGTGGCTGCCCACCAGCCAAACGTGCTCCGCGTGCGGTCGCATCGACGGGGCCAAACCGCTATCGGTGCGTACCTGGTCCTGCCCGTGCGGCGCGTCCCACGACCGCGATATCAACGCAGCAGTGAATATCCTCGCCGCCGGGCGGGCGGAGAGGCAAAACGCCTGTGGACCCGACGTGAGACCCCACACCGGGGCAGACGGGGACGAAGCAGGAAGCAGCGCAACCCCGCGAGGGGACACCGCTCCACGCGCGGCGCAGCCGCGCGGAGAATCCCCGCCGCCCACGGCGAGGAGCACGTCAAGGGCCGGATGTCCGTGA
- a CDS encoding pyridoxamine 5'-phosphate oxidase family protein, translating to MRRVIPDWLTSTEVRRPTGTATAELLELELAEPTLPASSPNADATAGAVRSGSGGGFDISAGDCPTRPTMRAVDPRPSAMDGTSAGEHPADPFATTGGEPGLPGSSGEHLLQRAYDTEKRARRFYDDQVLDHLNPRMKEFISGTDLAFIATADGHGECDSSLRAGAPGFIEVLGDRHLAYPEYRGNGVMASLGNISENPHVGMLLVDFVTELIGLHVNGKARILEDADLRAIHPQLPSEFERGRKPERWVVVQVEEAYIHCRKHIPRMEPVARNRSWGTDDVKRKGGDYFAAKGTPRPWHDPQPQHG from the coding sequence GTGAGGCGCGTGATCCCGGACTGGTTGACCTCTACCGAGGTTCGTCGCCCCACGGGGACGGCGACGGCCGAACTCCTGGAACTGGAGCTCGCGGAGCCCACGTTGCCCGCGAGCTCGCCGAACGCGGACGCGACCGCCGGAGCCGTCCGTTCCGGCTCCGGGGGCGGCTTCGACATTTCCGCCGGGGACTGCCCGACGCGTCCCACCATGAGAGCGGTCGACCCCAGACCGTCCGCTATGGACGGAACCTCCGCGGGCGAGCACCCGGCCGACCCCTTCGCCACGACCGGTGGGGAGCCGGGGTTGCCCGGCTCCTCGGGCGAGCACCTGTTGCAGCGGGCCTACGACACCGAGAAACGGGCTCGCCGCTTCTACGACGATCAGGTCCTCGACCACCTCAATCCGCGCATGAAGGAGTTCATCTCCGGCACCGACCTGGCCTTCATCGCCACGGCCGACGGTCACGGCGAGTGTGACTCGAGCTTGCGGGCGGGTGCTCCCGGATTCATCGAGGTGCTCGGTGACCGGCATCTCGCCTACCCCGAGTACCGGGGCAACGGCGTGATGGCCAGCCTGGGAAACATCAGCGAGAACCCCCACGTCGGCATGCTGCTGGTCGACTTCGTGACCGAGTTGATCGGGCTGCACGTCAACGGCAAGGCCCGCATTCTCGAGGACGCCGACCTCAGGGCGATCCATCCCCAACTCCCCTCCGAGTTCGAACGCGGCCGCAAGCCGGAGCGCTGGGTGGTGGTGCAGGTGGAGGAGGCCTATATTCACTGCCGCAAGCACATACCGCGCATGGAACCGGTGGCGCGGAACCGTTCCTGGGGCACCGACGACGTCAAGCGCAAGGGCGGGGACTACTTCGCGGCCAAGGGGACTCCTCGGCCATGGCACGATCCCCAGCCCCAGCACGGGTGA
- a CDS encoding FAD-binding oxidoreductase yields MVQLIRESWAEVEPYSEEVSRFFYGMLFSLAPATRELFPVNMEVQRSRLLRALVHVVQMVDRPDELTPFLQQLGRDHRKFGVVSEHYEAVGTALLAAIKKHAGDSWTEAVERAWAEAYTIMATTMTSAAAADEGPAWYNGEVVHHERLSWDMALVRIRPDYPVPYHAGQYVSVEVPQRPRLWRYLSPANPPSEDGTMEFHIRSVEGGWVSRAIVGHAQLGDQWRMGAPMGRMAVDRNSERDVVMIAGGTGLAPLRAIIEELTQYGDNPEVHLFYGGRTRDDLYELRNLQQAAMSNPWLKVVPVLEDDPSAQGAEHGTLADAVTRYGAWEEHDVLVSGSPEMIRTTVSRMLVAGTPLERIHYDPFTLD; encoded by the coding sequence ATGGTCCAGCTCATCCGCGAGAGCTGGGCCGAAGTCGAGCCCTACTCGGAAGAAGTGTCCCGCTTCTTCTACGGCATGCTGTTCAGCCTCGCACCAGCGACACGCGAGCTCTTCCCCGTCAACATGGAGGTGCAGCGCAGCAGACTGCTGCGTGCCCTGGTCCACGTGGTTCAGATGGTGGACCGCCCGGACGAACTCACGCCCTTCCTCCAACAACTCGGGCGGGACCACCGCAAATTCGGCGTGGTCTCGGAGCACTACGAAGCGGTCGGAACCGCGCTGCTCGCCGCCATAAAGAAGCACGCGGGCGACAGCTGGACCGAGGCCGTCGAACGGGCTTGGGCCGAGGCCTACACGATCATGGCCACGACCATGACCAGCGCCGCGGCCGCGGACGAAGGCCCCGCCTGGTACAACGGCGAGGTCGTGCACCACGAACGACTGAGCTGGGACATGGCGCTGGTGCGCATCCGCCCCGACTACCCCGTGCCGTACCACGCCGGGCAGTACGTCAGCGTGGAGGTTCCCCAACGTCCCAGGTTGTGGCGCTACCTCTCCCCCGCTAATCCGCCCTCCGAGGACGGGACCATGGAGTTCCACATTCGCTCGGTGGAAGGCGGTTGGGTCAGCCGGGCCATCGTGGGACACGCCCAGCTCGGAGACCAGTGGCGCATGGGCGCCCCCATGGGGCGGATGGCCGTCGACCGGAACTCCGAACGCGACGTGGTCATGATCGCGGGAGGCACCGGGCTGGCTCCGCTGCGGGCGATCATCGAGGAGCTGACGCAGTACGGCGACAACCCCGAGGTGCACCTGTTCTACGGAGGACGCACCAGGGACGACCTGTACGAGCTACGGAACCTGCAGCAGGCCGCGATGAGCAACCCCTGGCTCAAGGTCGTCCCGGTTCTCGAGGACGACCCCTCCGCGCAGGGGGCCGAACACGGCACCCTGGCCGACGCGGTGACGCGGTACGGCGCCTGGGAGGAACACGACGTGCTGGTCAGCGGCTCCCCGGAGATGATCCGCACGACGGTTTCGCGGATGCTCGTGGCCGGCACGCCGCTGGAGCGGATTCACTACGATCCGTTCACCCTTGATTGA